A stretch of Roseibium porphyridii DNA encodes these proteins:
- a CDS encoding ABC transporter substrate-binding protein: MFYSKIVAAAVVAFGATAAVASDKTSVPFALDWKFEGPSAPYFAAIDNGHFDEKGLSVEVTAGSGSLDAIPKVATGAFPIGFADINSLIKFLDQNPGAPVIAAMMVYDKPPFAVIGRKSLGVEGPADLAGKVLGAPPPDGAWAQFPIFAAENNINMDDIKVEPVGFPTREPMLAEGNVSSITGFSFSSYLNLVRLGVPEEDISTILMADHGLDLYGNAVIVNTEFAAANPEVVKNFLEAVAMGWKDAIADPEAVIPALVKRNPAADAALEQRRLQLAIDANVVTDYTSANGMGGIDADRMASAIEQIGTVYDFQNEPDASLYFTDAYLPEGGFSLK; this comes from the coding sequence ATGTTCTACAGCAAAATCGTCGCGGCTGCGGTCGTGGCATTCGGAGCAACGGCCGCGGTGGCCAGTGACAAGACCTCTGTCCCTTTTGCTCTGGACTGGAAATTTGAAGGACCGTCCGCGCCCTATTTTGCCGCCATTGACAATGGCCATTTTGATGAGAAGGGCTTGAGCGTTGAGGTCACCGCGGGGTCCGGGTCCCTGGATGCAATTCCGAAGGTCGCAACAGGTGCATTTCCGATCGGGTTTGCGGATATCAACAGTCTGATCAAATTCCTCGACCAGAATCCGGGTGCACCCGTCATTGCTGCGATGATGGTTTATGACAAACCCCCTTTTGCCGTCATTGGGCGTAAGTCACTGGGCGTTGAAGGTCCGGCAGACCTTGCGGGCAAGGTTCTCGGCGCACCGCCACCGGATGGTGCCTGGGCGCAGTTCCCGATTTTTGCTGCCGAAAACAACATCAACATGGATGACATCAAGGTTGAGCCGGTCGGGTTCCCGACCCGCGAACCGATGTTGGCTGAAGGAAACGTTTCGTCCATCACGGGCTTTTCGTTCAGCTCCTATTTGAACCTCGTTCGTTTGGGTGTGCCGGAAGAAGACATTTCGACCATTTTGATGGCAGACCACGGTCTCGATCTTTACGGCAACGCGGTCATCGTCAACACGGAATTCGCAGCCGCGAACCCTGAGGTGGTCAAAAACTTCCTTGAGGCTGTTGCCATGGGCTGGAAAGATGCAATCGCTGATCCCGAAGCTGTCATTCCTGCGCTGGTCAAGCGCAACCCGGCAGCCGATGCCGCGCTGGAACAGCGCCGCCTGCAGTTGGCGATCGATGCCAATGTCGTCACGGACTATACGAGCGCGAACGGTATGGGCGGTATCGACGCGGATCGCATGGCCAGTGCCATTGAGCAGATCGGTACTGTCTATGACTTCCAGAATGAGCCTGACGCGAGCCTCTATTTCACGGACGCCTACCTGCCTGAAGGCGGTTTTTCTTTGAAGTAA
- a CDS encoding helix-turn-helix domain-containing protein translates to MYEPRGNGKARAVQSVTFTEVEPPEHLQDVVHRFLELKTNESLEEDYSFHALPDACTYAVFDQLDGSISGVTRLQATSEELNLGKQFHYVNIRFLPGVWQSAREKSSYGMIAEPYSGDLQLAELNHQLVKQSDFAGKRVLLTEFVERLLVSEHVVANPVTEKIFRQLEQIHSVADMASVAQMSPRQLQRVLKKTLGFAPHDFLKVLRLQQSLKGEPSLSYADQSHFIHSFRKATGYTPARYSRKFDV, encoded by the coding sequence ATGTACGAGCCCAGAGGAAACGGCAAAGCAAGGGCCGTACAATCCGTGACGTTTACCGAGGTGGAACCCCCGGAACACCTGCAAGATGTTGTGCATCGCTTCCTCGAGCTCAAAACAAATGAGAGCCTTGAAGAGGACTACAGCTTTCACGCCCTGCCCGATGCATGCACCTACGCTGTCTTTGACCAGCTTGATGGTTCCATTTCCGGCGTGACGCGACTGCAAGCGACCTCCGAAGAACTCAATCTTGGAAAACAGTTTCACTACGTCAATATCCGTTTTTTGCCGGGTGTCTGGCAATCCGCAAGGGAAAAGAGTTCCTACGGAATGATTGCGGAGCCTTATTCGGGCGACCTTCAACTGGCCGAACTCAACCATCAACTTGTCAAACAGAGTGACTTTGCCGGAAAACGCGTATTGCTCACCGAATTTGTCGAGAGGCTTCTGGTCAGCGAGCACGTTGTTGCAAACCCGGTGACCGAGAAGATCTTTCGTCAGCTTGAACAGATACACTCTGTTGCCGATATGGCTTCGGTTGCGCAAATGTCGCCACGGCAGCTTCAACGCGTCTTAAAAAAGACATTGGGTTTCGCGCCTCATGATTTTCTGAAAGTGCTTCGATTGCAGCAGTCATTGAAAGGTGAGCCATCGCTGTCTTATGCGGATCAATCTCACTTCATTCATTCTTTTCGAAAGGCGACCGGATACACGCCGGCCCGATATTCCCGCAAGTTCGATGTCTGA
- a CDS encoding GNAT family N-acetyltransferase produces MIVFETSRLKVRKWRRDDFDTLLSVYGNPKVCRYIDDGSPLSADEARAWLSVTQTNYEKRGYGMWALTAKDTSATIGFGGLVHPGNQKTPEIKYALDVDHWRQGYATEFVSAACSHGFDRFALPSIIATVAAENFASIHVLEKSGFSATGDQLESDGSITRVFQKTAF; encoded by the coding sequence ATGATTGTTTTTGAGACTTCGCGACTAAAGGTCCGGAAATGGCGGCGCGACGACTTTGACACCTTGCTTTCTGTCTACGGCAACCCGAAAGTCTGCAGATACATTGATGACGGATCGCCACTCTCCGCGGACGAGGCCAGGGCATGGTTGTCGGTTACCCAGACCAACTATGAAAAGCGCGGGTATGGAATGTGGGCTCTGACGGCAAAAGACACCAGCGCAACGATCGGCTTTGGAGGTCTGGTGCATCCCGGCAATCAGAAAACTCCTGAAATCAAATACGCCCTTGATGTGGACCATTGGCGGCAAGGCTATGCAACAGAATTCGTGTCTGCCGCTTGCAGCCATGGCTTTGACCGCTTCGCCTTGCCTTCCATTATCGCAACCGTTGCTGCGGAAAACTTCGCATCAATCCATGTGCTCGAGAAAAGCGGTTTCAGTGCCACTGGAGACCAGCTGGAGAGCGACGGTTCGATCACACGTGTCTTTCAAAAAACAGCCTTCTGA
- a CDS encoding ABC transporter permease: MNGRLRNVIVPMFAMLVFLLLWEALVWVNDWPNYKMASPSDLWPAYVRYWELFLVMGWQTLWRTIVGLLLAVLVGIAFGMVMGFSRTMRDALYPLLVGFNAIPKATVVPIVALMFVGAHDFNTVLIAFMISFFPIAVSVSIGLSTLEPEYRDILRSLGASQTTIFWKIALPKTLPEFFGALKVSVTLAFIGTNLMEIVSPHGRGLGALFDSGKTNSDYPLMFAVLIALALLGIVLYYIVVGLEKIFAGWAERTPS; this comes from the coding sequence ATGAACGGACGCTTGCGCAATGTGATCGTACCGATGTTTGCGATGCTGGTTTTCCTGCTGCTGTGGGAAGCGCTTGTCTGGGTGAATGACTGGCCCAACTACAAGATGGCGTCGCCGAGTGATCTATGGCCTGCCTATGTGCGGTACTGGGAACTGTTCCTTGTCATGGGCTGGCAGACGCTTTGGCGCACAATCGTGGGGCTTTTGCTGGCAGTTCTCGTCGGTATCGCATTTGGAATGGTGATGGGGTTCTCACGCACCATGAGGGATGCTCTCTATCCGCTGCTGGTCGGCTTCAACGCAATCCCGAAGGCAACGGTTGTTCCCATCGTCGCGCTTATGTTTGTCGGCGCCCACGACTTCAATACGGTTCTGATCGCCTTCATGATCTCCTTTTTCCCGATTGCCGTTTCTGTGTCGATCGGGTTGTCCACCCTGGAGCCTGAATATCGCGACATCCTGAGATCTCTCGGAGCATCGCAAACAACGATTTTCTGGAAAATCGCATTGCCGAAAACGCTCCCTGAGTTTTTCGGAGCTTTGAAGGTGTCGGTGACACTGGCTTTCATCGGGACCAATCTGATGGAGATCGTCAGCCCTCATGGAAGGGGACTGGGTGCGCTGTTCGACAGTGGGAAAACCAACTCGGACTATCCGCTCATGTTCGCGGTTCTAATTGCTTTGGCCCTGCTTGGCATCGTTCTCTATTACATCGTAGTCGGTCTGGAGAAAATTTTCGCAGGTTGGGCTGAGCGCACGCCAAGCTGA
- a CDS encoding ABC transporter ATP-binding protein has protein sequence MTALIEIKGVRHAYPTAAGPLPVLDGLELSVEEGGFCAVVGPSGCGKSTLTRLIAGLMRPDEGEVWLHGERVRGPRSTVGMAFQNPVLLEWRSILKNVMLPLEIVPNGLKGEAAKDRARHLLSLVGLEGFEDKRPSELSGGMRQRASLCRALVHQPEVLILDEPFGALDAFTREDLWQTMHDLKAKEPFTGVLITHDLRESIFLGDQVVVLSGRPARTQYVMTIDRSAPANLEELYTAEAAERLTILRHQIEIAQGRVPEEVAS, from the coding sequence ATGACAGCATTGATTGAAATAAAGGGCGTGCGGCATGCCTATCCGACGGCTGCCGGGCCACTGCCAGTTCTGGACGGACTTGAACTGTCGGTCGAGGAAGGCGGTTTCTGCGCCGTTGTAGGTCCTTCCGGCTGCGGCAAGTCGACATTGACGCGCCTCATTGCCGGACTGATGCGTCCTGATGAAGGCGAAGTCTGGCTTCATGGCGAACGCGTGCGAGGGCCTCGCTCGACAGTCGGCATGGCATTTCAAAATCCGGTTCTACTGGAATGGCGCTCAATCTTGAAGAACGTCATGCTGCCCCTTGAAATCGTTCCGAACGGCTTGAAAGGCGAAGCCGCGAAAGACCGGGCGCGGCATTTGCTGTCATTGGTCGGACTGGAAGGATTTGAGGACAAACGTCCGTCGGAACTGTCGGGAGGCATGCGGCAGCGCGCGTCTCTGTGCCGGGCTCTGGTGCATCAGCCGGAAGTGCTCATTCTGGATGAACCTTTTGGCGCGCTTGATGCCTTCACCAGGGAAGATCTTTGGCAAACGATGCATGACCTGAAAGCCAAGGAACCGTTCACCGGAGTGCTGATCACCCATGACCTCAGAGAATCCATTTTTCTGGGGGATCAGGTTGTTGTGTTGTCCGGTCGGCCCGCACGCACGCAATATGTCATGACCATCGACCGGTCAGCGCCCGCAAATCTGGAAGAACTCTACACGGCAGAAGCAGCCGAGAGGCTTACAATCCTGCGGCATCAGATTGAAATTGCCCAAGGGCGCGTTCCCGAAGAGGTTGCATCATGA
- a CDS encoding VOC family protein, with product MSKMNAVGWFDIYVEDMDRAVAFYERVFDQTLEPIGDPTGENQMMSFPADMSAYGAGGALSKSENASPGPGGTVVYFSAEDCAVEESRVSAAGGKIIRPKFSIGDYGWVSLCQDTEGNFFGISSMK from the coding sequence ATGTCGAAGATGAACGCCGTTGGATGGTTTGATATTTATGTCGAGGATATGGATCGCGCAGTTGCATTTTATGAGAGGGTATTCGACCAGACGCTGGAGCCGATAGGCGACCCGACTGGCGAAAATCAGATGATGAGTTTCCCAGCCGACATGAGCGCCTACGGTGCCGGTGGAGCCTTGTCGAAATCTGAAAACGCATCCCCGGGCCCTGGTGGTACCGTTGTCTACTTTTCAGCTGAAGACTGTGCTGTCGAGGAGAGCCGCGTCAGCGCTGCCGGTGGCAAGATCATAAGACCCAAATTCTCCATTGGAGACTATGGCTGGGTCAGCCTGTGTCAGGATACCGAAGGCAACTTCTTTGGCATCAGTTCCATGAAATGA
- a CDS encoding nitrate- and nitrite sensing domain-containing protein codes for MSSFLANRSIAFKLALVCWVPVLALIAISAQKIHVEYQAWQRAEAIGEVLNVAPILSDLVHDIQRERGTSAGLVGSRGLAFKQSIKDERSETDADLKRLQATVGAPSGKLAASNFTDPYNGALADLQNLTKIRQEVDALQITVPDIANYYTGIVAQLLEAIEKMKLSVDNAEVLHQISAYIALQHAKEHAGLERAMGAVGFGSGNFEPETYQRFLSLVAQQDYMFSQFRQNAPTEALVLLSKLQHGPLETRVQEYREIAQQSPYGTSSALVSGKDWWDATTARIDALKSIEDRLSRSLHDWALEACQKAWTSFLTLTAFLVALVAGAALVSLLVYREIQPPIARINSSMASWASDGAIPDLKEAQRRDGIGELARTLNDLRHRLEDTRKIELERNARERAQTQEMKLLSDLNEWLQSSTSTDELYAMIETFMAKLLPESSGSVYVFSNSRDVLDGTCAWNGGELHEHIRPDDCWSLRRGRGYSFKTDDIKFACEHTQPHDDGPYYCIPILAHGETVGMMHLKPLPDISTDTFFESYRLAQLAAEQISLAIANSKMRDQLHQQSIRDPLTGLFNRRHFIEVLRRNVETSKRTKAPFVLASIDVDHFKRFNDNHGHDAGDMVLRAVGSTLEQACGVEELPCRIGGEEFMLLLSDTTLEAAENRAEEIRQLIEKITVRYGEKSLPKITISVGLSAYPEHGSLPQDLMQTADDALYKSKAAGRNQVTIANLAKEVPDQPTVDFDRVKEELIDHVDQRIAKI; via the coding sequence ATGTCATCATTTCTTGCCAATCGATCGATTGCATTCAAGCTCGCCCTTGTGTGCTGGGTACCGGTCTTGGCCCTGATCGCCATAAGCGCACAGAAGATCCACGTTGAATATCAAGCCTGGCAAAGGGCAGAAGCCATCGGAGAAGTTCTCAATGTGGCACCAATATTGTCAGATCTGGTTCACGATATTCAGCGCGAAAGGGGAACGTCTGCTGGATTAGTCGGCTCTCGAGGATTGGCGTTCAAGCAGTCGATCAAAGATGAAAGATCCGAAACAGATGCCGACCTGAAAAGGCTCCAGGCGACAGTTGGAGCGCCCTCCGGTAAACTTGCCGCCTCCAACTTCACAGACCCTTACAACGGGGCGCTCGCTGACCTTCAGAACCTGACGAAGATTCGACAGGAAGTCGATGCTCTTCAGATTACAGTGCCGGACATTGCAAACTACTATACGGGCATCGTCGCTCAGCTTCTCGAAGCAATAGAAAAAATGAAGCTCTCGGTCGACAATGCGGAAGTTCTGCACCAGATCTCGGCCTATATCGCACTTCAGCATGCCAAGGAACATGCGGGTCTTGAACGCGCCATGGGTGCTGTCGGCTTTGGATCAGGGAACTTTGAACCCGAGACCTACCAGCGCTTTTTGAGCCTCGTCGCGCAACAGGACTACATGTTTTCTCAGTTCCGCCAGAATGCGCCGACCGAAGCTCTCGTCCTCTTGAGCAAGCTGCAGCACGGACCATTGGAAACACGCGTCCAGGAGTATCGGGAAATCGCGCAGCAGAGTCCCTACGGCACCAGTTCGGCGCTCGTATCCGGGAAGGACTGGTGGGACGCAACGACTGCCCGCATCGACGCGCTCAAATCCATCGAAGACCGGTTGTCCCGATCGCTGCATGACTGGGCATTGGAAGCTTGTCAAAAGGCCTGGACTTCATTCCTTACATTGACGGCGTTTCTTGTTGCACTCGTGGCTGGTGCCGCTCTCGTTTCGCTGCTGGTTTATCGGGAAATCCAACCACCAATCGCGCGTATCAACTCATCGATGGCCAGCTGGGCAAGTGACGGAGCTATTCCCGATCTAAAAGAAGCGCAGCGTCGGGATGGGATCGGCGAGCTTGCACGTACCTTGAACGACCTGCGTCACCGGTTGGAGGACACACGGAAGATCGAATTGGAACGCAATGCCCGGGAGCGGGCACAAACACAAGAAATGAAGCTGCTTTCCGATCTCAATGAATGGCTTCAGTCGAGCACATCAACCGACGAACTTTACGCGATGATTGAAACATTCATGGCGAAGCTGCTTCCGGAGAGCAGCGGCAGCGTCTACGTCTTTTCCAATTCGCGCGACGTTCTGGACGGGACCTGCGCATGGAATGGCGGAGAGCTGCATGAGCACATTCGTCCCGACGACTGCTGGTCGCTGCGTCGTGGACGCGGCTACTCGTTCAAGACCGATGATATCAAGTTCGCCTGTGAACACACGCAGCCTCATGACGACGGCCCTTACTATTGCATCCCGATCCTGGCGCATGGCGAAACCGTTGGCATGATGCATCTGAAACCTTTGCCGGACATTTCGACGGATACTTTTTTCGAAAGCTACCGCCTCGCCCAGCTTGCCGCAGAACAAATCAGCCTTGCCATTGCCAACAGCAAGATGCGTGATCAATTGCACCAGCAATCCATTCGGGATCCACTGACCGGCCTCTTTAACCGGCGGCATTTCATTGAAGTTCTGAGGCGAAATGTCGAGACGTCAAAGCGCACGAAAGCGCCCTTTGTGCTGGCATCGATAGACGTCGATCACTTCAAGCGGTTCAACGACAATCACGGGCATGACGCAGGCGACATGGTTCTGCGCGCTGTCGGGTCGACGCTGGAACAGGCATGTGGTGTTGAAGAATTGCCGTGTCGTATTGGCGGTGAGGAGTTCATGCTGCTGCTGTCCGACACGACGTTGGAGGCAGCCGAAAACCGCGCCGAGGAAATCCGTCAACTGATCGAAAAGATCACCGTGCGTTATGGCGAAAAGTCACTGCCGAAGATTACCATCTCCGTCGGACTGTCAGCCTATCCTGAGCACGGATCACTGCCGCAGGATCTTATGCAGACGGCCGACGATGCCCTATACAAGTCAAAGGCGGCTGGACGGAACCAGGTCACCATAGCCAATTTGGCCAAGGAAGTTCCAGATCAGCCAACCGTCGATTTTGATAGGGTCAAGGAGGAGCTGATCGATCATGTCGACCAGCGGATTGCCAAGATCTAG
- a CDS encoding adenylate/guanylate cyclase domain-containing protein, which yields MSALRMPSPFRFIARLRQLRDDERQQASSNQFLAQALENEKMEGHRLAVIARTVAMSIVALLLPFLNPSLSVLYYEAWVAVFIALGWLQLRLARVGYSRTELGLIFLDVSLLTLLFITPNPFFSEDVPTAFIYRFDNFIYFFIFLAAATLAYSWRTVWAIGTWVGVLWLAGFIYVAVFGQKIPELSEATAIAFEGHSIVGSELDPNSVRPSVRIQEIVVFLIVAAMLALKGWRSNQLLMRQANLAAERANLSRYFPSSLVDVLASTDRDIGAVRTQEVAVLFTDIVGFTQFAEHHSPEEVMDLLRHYHAFVERSIFQNGGTLDKYLGDGVMATFGTPETKSGDAANALKAALQLIDETEAFNKDLQSRGIEPIKVSVGVHFGPVILGDIGPSRRLEFAVVGDTVNVASRLEASTRELGCKCVVSEELMRRAGLDENASNPDFKFSAKNQIKLRGRETSINVWTV from the coding sequence ATGTCGGCTCTCAGAATGCCCTCACCGTTCAGGTTTATCGCGCGTCTTCGTCAATTGCGCGACGATGAAAGGCAGCAGGCCAGTTCAAACCAGTTCCTGGCACAGGCTCTTGAAAACGAAAAAATGGAGGGGCACCGCCTCGCTGTGATTGCCAGAACGGTGGCGATGTCCATAGTCGCGCTCCTTCTGCCCTTCCTCAATCCGAGCCTGAGCGTGCTTTATTATGAAGCATGGGTCGCGGTGTTTATCGCTCTCGGCTGGCTGCAGCTGCGGCTGGCGCGCGTCGGTTATTCGCGCACGGAACTTGGCCTCATCTTCCTGGATGTTAGCCTGCTGACACTTCTCTTCATCACACCCAATCCCTTTTTCAGTGAGGACGTGCCGACCGCGTTCATCTACAGGTTTGACAATTTCATCTACTTTTTCATTTTCCTGGCGGCTGCCACACTGGCCTATTCCTGGCGGACGGTTTGGGCGATTGGCACCTGGGTGGGTGTGCTCTGGTTGGCCGGTTTCATCTATGTTGCGGTTTTCGGACAGAAAATTCCCGAGCTAAGCGAAGCGACTGCAATCGCTTTTGAAGGCCATTCGATTGTCGGAAGCGAACTGGATCCCAATAGCGTCCGCCCTTCAGTACGCATTCAGGAAATTGTCGTTTTCCTGATCGTTGCGGCCATGTTGGCGCTCAAGGGCTGGCGATCGAACCAGCTCCTGATGCGACAGGCCAATCTCGCGGCGGAGCGTGCGAACCTGTCGCGTTACTTTCCCTCCAGTCTGGTCGATGTTCTGGCCTCGACGGATCGCGATATCGGGGCTGTTCGAACACAGGAAGTGGCAGTGCTGTTCACGGACATTGTCGGCTTCACCCAGTTTGCCGAGCATCATTCACCTGAGGAAGTCATGGACCTCCTGCGCCATTATCATGCCTTCGTGGAACGCTCCATTTTTCAAAATGGAGGTACGCTTGATAAATACCTGGGTGACGGCGTCATGGCGACTTTCGGAACGCCGGAAACCAAATCCGGCGACGCCGCCAATGCGTTGAAAGCAGCGTTGCAGCTCATTGACGAAACCGAGGCCTTCAACAAGGACCTGCAATCCAGAGGCATTGAACCCATCAAGGTCTCTGTAGGTGTTCATTTCGGCCCGGTGATCCTGGGTGACATAGGACCGTCGAGACGGCTGGAATTTGCGGTTGTCGGCGACACAGTGAATGTGGCCAGCAGGCTGGAAGCGTCCACACGCGAACTTGGGTGCAAGTGCGTCGTCAGTGAAGAACTGATGCGCCGTGCGGGTCTTGACGAGAACGCGTCCAATCCGGACTTCAAGTTCTCGGCCAAAAATCAGATAAAGCTGAGAGGCCGGGAAACGTCGATAAACGTCTGGACCGTGTGA
- a CDS encoding dihydroxy-acid dehydratase, whose protein sequence is MKGSKIVLIDRHPGRSAQTIGVARELGTDPELIHEPSVGVVGTKGDSQCYLGVASKVDAIHEHLKSRIGNGPDQLKYRLVQPEFTIATSDGIRNGTREMRYSLLGREVTNDSLCEHLEATGLAGTIAVVACDKPPVGTLAAVLEHNEPAIIMSDGTIRPGRDPETGEALDIVSAYQVAGHPDPAVRHRIACNACPGIGSCGGMFTYNTMQTFIGVVGLQPLHMVAPASDDPRRLEEFPAELVSHLAAMMTSGLKPRDIVKRDSIRNAVIVAMAIGGSTNVVLHVPEIARAAGYEHFWRDVMTPEEFNHLSKNVVPVLTNARPYGAYSMIDIDRVGGVQVIVKELLDAGLLNGDMMTCTGRTLAEQVADLNTPAPDGDVIHGVAEPFKPTGGLRMLGGNLSPDFSAILKLAGVEGGLEDNLFKGRARVFEGEADLIKALDEAPDSFQDKDMIIVRYSGPSGAPGMPEMLDPTSRITTLCRERDIVVALMTDARFSGGSVGLVIGHVGPEAALGGPIAFVEDGDAIIVDLNSNTLNCSALEDPEVLATRKAAWDKVVADNGGQHPNCGVADTRLLHRARHTAVPAVRGGGMHPNREVWVREPRQAEKSGFEPSNRHRGT, encoded by the coding sequence ATGAAGGGTTCGAAAATCGTCTTGATTGATCGCCACCCTGGCCGGTCCGCTCAGACTATTGGTGTTGCCAGAGAACTGGGGACCGATCCTGAACTTATTCACGAACCCTCAGTCGGTGTTGTCGGCACGAAAGGAGACAGCCAGTGTTACCTCGGCGTTGCCTCCAAAGTCGACGCCATTCATGAGCACCTCAAATCCCGGATTGGCAACGGTCCGGACCAGCTGAAATACAGACTGGTTCAGCCTGAGTTCACCATCGCGACCTCTGACGGCATCCGGAACGGAACGCGTGAGATGCGCTATTCGCTTCTGGGCCGGGAAGTCACCAACGATTCCTTGTGTGAGCATCTGGAGGCGACAGGCCTTGCCGGGACCATCGCCGTGGTCGCCTGCGACAAGCCGCCAGTCGGTACCCTTGCAGCCGTCCTGGAACACAATGAACCGGCAATCATTATGTCGGACGGCACCATCCGGCCGGGCCGGGACCCCGAAACCGGAGAAGCTCTGGATATTGTCAGCGCTTATCAGGTTGCAGGTCATCCGGATCCGGCGGTCCGCCATCGCATTGCCTGCAATGCCTGCCCGGGCATTGGCAGTTGCGGCGGCATGTTTACCTATAACACCATGCAAACCTTCATCGGTGTTGTCGGACTGCAACCTCTTCATATGGTTGCGCCTGCTTCCGACGACCCAAGGCGCCTTGAAGAATTTCCGGCTGAGCTCGTTTCGCATCTCGCCGCCATGATGACATCCGGGCTGAAGCCGCGCGATATCGTCAAGCGGGATTCGATCCGCAACGCCGTGATCGTGGCGATGGCCATCGGTGGGTCCACAAATGTGGTTCTGCACGTACCCGAAATCGCACGTGCCGCCGGTTATGAACACTTCTGGCGTGATGTCATGACACCGGAAGAATTCAATCACCTGTCGAAAAACGTTGTGCCGGTCCTTACCAATGCCCGCCCATATGGCGCGTATTCCATGATTGACATCGACCGCGTGGGAGGCGTCCAGGTTATTGTCAAGGAACTGCTGGATGCAGGTCTTCTGAACGGCGACATGATGACATGCACCGGACGCACACTTGCCGAACAGGTTGCCGACCTGAACACCCCTGCGCCAGATGGTGATGTCATTCATGGGGTGGCAGAACCTTTCAAGCCGACAGGCGGGCTCAGAATGCTCGGTGGCAATCTGTCACCGGATTTCTCGGCTATTTTGAAACTTGCGGGCGTCGAAGGTGGTCTGGAAGACAATCTCTTCAAGGGCCGTGCTCGTGTGTTTGAAGGTGAAGCCGATCTCATCAAAGCGCTTGATGAAGCGCCAGACAGCTTCCAGGACAAGGACATGATTATCGTCCGCTACTCCGGGCCGAGCGGTGCTCCTGGGATGCCGGAAATGCTGGATCCGACCTCCCGTATCACGACACTTTGCCGCGAACGCGACATTGTTGTCGCCCTGATGACGGATGCGCGCTTTTCAGGAGGTTCTGTTGGCCTCGTGATCGGTCATGTCGGACCTGAGGCGGCCCTGGGCGGCCCGATTGCATTTGTCGAAGATGGCGATGCCATTATCGTTGATCTGAACAGCAACACATTGAACTGCTCGGCTCTCGAGGACCCTGAGGTTCTCGCCACTCGCAAAGCGGCGTGGGACAAGGTCGTCGCCGATAATGGCGGTCAGCATCCCAATTGTGGTGTTGCCGATACAAGACTGTTGCACAGGGCGCGTCACACCGCCGTTCCTGCTGTTCGCGGTGGCGGCATGCATCCGAACCGTGAAGTCTGGGTGCGTGAGCCAAGGCAGGCGGAAAAATCGGGCTTCGAGCCAAGCAACCGTCACCGGGGTACCTGA